AGCCGCCGCCCTTGACATGCATTCCGTTCCCGCTTATACTGCAAGAAAGGGAGGCCGGAATAATCCGCCCTCCCGCAATATATTATTTTTGCTCTGTTTTACACCATGCTTCGGGCTTTACACAAATTTTGGGACAGACCCACGTTATCCGCTCAGCTTTTTTACAATACGTTTGCCCAGCTCAGCTTTTCACTTGAATAAATATTTCTTACGCGCGCCGAAAGCATTCTTATTTCCGTTTCAAATCCTTTATCGTCGTCCGATAAGCTAAGCTCTAACAGGCGCAGTATAGACATATCTATCTGCGTGATCTCCGAATGATCGATCATCATACATAAAACATCCCTTGAGCTGTCCGAATACCTTTTGAGCTCCCGTATGCTTTCAAGCGCGGCTTTTTTATCGCCCGAAACAAAATTATCATGCGCCTCTGTCAAGTGCGCTTCAAGATTCTCGGTATAACCTTGGATGAAGGACACGCCGCACCATATCAGTATAAGTACGCCTATAAGCATTACAACGCCTGCGCTAAGCGCTTTCATCGCTGTTTCCTCCCGATCTGTCGCGTTTTATGATAAATACCTTTTTATTTTCATCTACGGTCATATAGAGCACGCCTTTTTTGTTTTTTATCCCGTGCTCCTTCAGCGTTTTTGAAATCCATCCATGATCAAGCCCCAGCTTTTTTAAATTCCCTTCGTCAAGCTCTCCGTCAGCTATGATAGGGACGGGGATAGAGGCGAATTTTTCAACTTTAATATCAACATCGCTTTTTTGCACTGGATTTAAGTCGTTTCTCGAAAATACCGACAGCTTTCCCGTAGTCTCAAGTATTGCGTAGTTTACCTCCTCTATAGAAACGACGTTTTTCTGTCGAAGCTCTTCCATAAGATCGTCGATATTTATGCGAAGACGCTCCATTTCACGTTGATTTACTACGCCTTTGCTTATTATTATGCTGGGTTGTCCCGTTATCACGCGCCGCGCCCTGTTGCTTTTTAAAATGATAAACGAAAGAATTATTTCCATAGATACTATCGTTACCATCGGTATCACGCCTCCCAGCAGGGGGATACCGGTATTCGCCATAGGAACGCACGCCAGATCTGAGATCATAATGGAAAGTACGAGTTCGGAAGGCTGCAGCTCGCCAAGCTGCCGTTTTCCCGTTAGCCTCAATGCCGCAATTATGAGGATATACAGGATAATTGTTCTTACAAGACTGATTATCATTGCCTGCTCTCCGTTGTTTTTATAATAATTATGGCGCGCAGAAGAAGAAATTATTTTATAAAATTTCTTCCTTAAAATATCACCAGGATTTCGCCAAAAAAGTATATGTTTAAATTTGGAAATTTATTGACAACGATTTTATTATACATTAGAATAAAAATATAAGTTTCAGGTCTAAAATAAAGTTTGAAACGGAAACGGACTGCCAGCGATGTTTTCTAAAAGACAAATAAACTTTATAATGTTTTTGGTCTATCTGCTGCTATTCATAGTGGCTTTGCTTTTCATTTATTATCTTGTACCGAAGATACTCCTATGGCTTCTGCCGTTTATCATAGCTTACATATTTTCCGCCATATCGAGACCGCTCTCCAGGCTTTTTAATAAACATTTGAGGGTCCCTCTCAAGGTATCTCAGCCTATATCGGCGATAATCATGCTGCTTATAGCGGGCACGCTCATTACTCTTCTTATTATTAAAATCGTGACCGAGATATCAAATCTTATCTCGCTCATACCGACATATGCAAACGACATTATAGCTTTTGTAAGAGCAATACCGGCGCAGCTCAACGAGCTGTTTTCTTCGCTGCCTCCGGACGTAGTTGAAACGATAAACGAATTTATCAACAACTTCTCTCTTAACATGACAAATATGCAGCAGCTTGCAATAACGGCCCTGTCCGGAGTGGGCACGATAGTCGTAAGCGTACCGTCTGTTATAATTTTTATATTTTTCACCATCATCGCGACAGTCTTTTTAAGCATTGACCGCGATATGATACACGAGTGGCTCAAGCGCACGCTGCCGGAAAATATATATACGGGCATAATCACCGCCAAGCGCAGCTTCTTTTCGGCTATCTGGGGTTATGTGCGGGCGCAGCTTATAATGTACGTCATCGTGTTCACAGAGCTTGTTATAGGCTTTTCGATATTAAGGCTTGACTATGTCGTATTGCTTGCATTAGTCATTGCTTTCATTGATATGCTGCCCATATTCGGCGTCGGCACCGTGCTCCTCCCGTGGGGGCTCATATGTATCGCCATGCAGGATTACAGATTGGGCGTGTCATTGCTTGCGATGTACGCAATACTGTTTACGGTCCGCCAGATAATCGAGCCGAAGATAGTAAGCTCTCAGATAGGACTTCATCCGCTGCTTACGCTGCTCAGCATGTACGCGGGCCTTAAGACCTTCGGTTTTTTAGGCATGATACTTTTCCCGATAGCTCTCATCCTGCTTATAAATATGTATAAAGTAGGTCTGTTCGACGGATTCAAAGAAAACGTATTGAAGGAACAAGGCGCGCCCAAAGACTCCGGCACGAATGATTCGGAACCGCCAAACGGCTCTGCATCCGAACCTAATACAGACAGCGGCAAATAATAAAGGGGCTAAGTTTTTCGTATGGACATTTTCTCAAAAATTTCTGCGTATTTAGAACAAAACGCGATCTTAAGCACCGTTTTGGGCATAGTAGTTATCGCGCTTGCGACGGTAATTATATACAGAGTCGTGCGCCATATTTTCAACCGGATACAGTTAAAGAATAAAAGCACGCAGACGCATCTCGTCTTTTTGGAAAAGATAATCCGTGCAGCCATAATAATACTCGGCATATTCGGCATAATAATGCAGATAAAGCCGCTTCAACAGTTCGCAATATCAGCGCTCGCAAGCTCCGGCATAGTCGTTTTAGTGCTTGGCTTTGCAGCTAAAGAAGCAATGGGCAATATAGTAAACGGGATGTTTATATCCATTTTTAAGCCTTTTGCGGTAGGCGACAGGGTGCGCATAGAAGCGCAGAACCTTGCCGGCATAGTTGAAGATATAACATTGCGTCATACGGTAATACGCACTGTTGAAAACAACAGGCTCATAATCCCAAATACTACTATGAGCAATTCCATAATAGAAAACTTCAACTATTCGGAAGACAACACCTGTACATATCTCGACGTCGGCATTGGCTACGACGCCGATATAGACAAGGCTATACAAATAATATCCGAAGTTGTAGGCGCACATCCCGATTTTAAGGACGTAAGAACCGCCGTGCAAATGTCAAAAAAGGTTCCGCGCGTTACTGTAAGAGTAATAGGTTTCGGCTCATCCTCGGTAGATCTGCGCGCCTATATCTGGACCAAAACTTACAGCGAAGGATATAACGCCGCATGCGATATGCGTTATGAAATAAAGAAGCGCTTCGATGAAGAAGGCGTGGAGATACCTTACTCATATCAAAATATAATAATAAAAAATGCTTCAAAATCGAGTGTGCATGAAAAAAAATCCAATAACGGAAAAATAAATAATCAAATTTGAGCAATATATAAAAAAACATATTGCATTATATGATATTTTTGTGTATAATTATCATATTAAGTATTGTTACAATAATAAAATGAGGAGGTCAACATATGAGCAGCACATTAAAAAAAGAGATCATCAAAGCAAACGGTTTTGAATATCTTTGCCGCACGGCAGGACTTGACAATGACGGAGAACTTGTTATTTTTCTCCACGGTTTCCCCGAAAGCTCGATAATCTGGGAAAATCTTATCGTTAAGATGGCCGAAAAAGGCTATCGCTGCCTCGCGCCCAATCAGCGCGGCTATTCCGACGGCGCGCGCCCGAAGGAGCTTGCGGCATACACCGTACACGCACTTGCAGACGACGTTGTAGGCTTTGCCGATGCAGTAGGCTGCAAAGGGAAGTTCCACCTTGTAGGTCACGACTGGGGCTGTTCTGTAGGCTGGGCAACCCTTAATATCCATCCGGATCGCGTTCAGTCGTATGTTGCAATGTCCACTCCGTACAATCCGGCATTTCTTTGGGCTATGGCAAACGATGAGGAGCAGTATAAAAAGAGCCATTATATAAGAGAATTCCAGACGCCCGACGCTCCCGAGGCTTCTTTGGCGGCTGACGACTACGCTCGTCTTCGCGGCTATTGGGCGGGCTTTGATCAGAAGGTCATCGACGATTATCTTACTATATTCTCAAAGCTCGAAGCACGTACCGCTACTATAAACTGGTACAGAGCGCTGTTTGCGATCCAGAATGACTTTGAGTATAAAGATATCACCGCTCCCGTTACGTTCATTTGGGGCAACACCGACCTTGCTCTCGGCAGAGCCGGCGCAGAAAAAACAAAAGACTTCATGAAGGGCCCGTACAAGTTTGTAGAGCTCAACGCAGGTCACTGGCTCATGCAGTTCAACGAAGAAGAATGCTCTAAGATAATCATGGATCATATCGCGCAGTTCCCGATAAAATAGTATTTCCGAAAAACGACATATGATAAGCATTCAGGAGGAGAATATGAGCAGTACGTTAAAAAAAGAAATAATCAAAGCGAACGGTTTTGAGTTTACCTGCCGTACCGCAGGCCTTGACAATGACGGCGAGTTGGTTATGTGCCTTCACGGTTTTCCGGAAACCTCGATAGTTTGGGAAAAGCTTATAGTTCAGCTGGCAGAAAAAGGCTATCGCTGCGTTGCTCCCAACCTGCGCGGCTATTCCGACGGCGCGCGTCCGAAGGGTTATGAGAACTACGTTGTAAGATACATAGCAGACGACGTTGCCGCTATTGCAGAGGCAGTAGGATGCAAGGGCAAATTCCAGCTTGTTGCTCACGACTGGGGAGCAGCTACCGGCTGGGCTTTGGTAAACCTTTATGCCGACAAAATAAATGCGTTTTTCTCTATGTCCAATCCTTATAATCCGGCGTTCCTTTGGGCTATGGCAAACGACGAAACTCAGCATGCAAAGAGCCATTATATAAGAGAATTCCAGAATCCCGACGCTCCCGAGGCGTCGCTTGCAGCCGACGACTACAAGCGTCTCCGCGGCTATTGGGCGGGCTTTGATCAGAGAATAATCGACGATTATCTGACGGTATTCTCTCAGCCCGAAGCTCGCACCGCAGCCGTAAACTGGTACAGAGCGCTTCTTATGATCAAAAACGACTGGGATTATAAGCCCGAGGTAACTATCCCCGTTACGTTCGTTTGGGGCAATCAGGATATCGCGGTAAGCCGTGCGGCAGCAGAGAAGAACGTTGACTTTATGAAGGGCCCGTACAAGTTCGTAGAGCTCAACGCAAGCCACTGGCTCATGGAATTGAACGAAGACGAATGCATACCGCTTATAATGGAGCATATAGCAAAGTATCCGATAAAGTAATACGCATACCCAAGCAGAGCAGGGAAGACCTCCGTACAACGAGTACGGAGGTCTTGTTTTTTTCGGATTTTTGTAATGATCCAAGTCTCGTCATAAAACTTTTTAGACTCAATTTATAATAATTATTTAATAGAAAAGCGAGATCTGTATGGCAAGTAATTTTACTTAACACATAATCAAGAGCCGATATTGTTAATTATTTAACATTTGTCTGTTTCTTTTTCACTTTTGCAAGCGGATTTTTTTCAACGGCGCTTTTCAGGCTTTCCTCATGCACATGCGTATATATCTCTGTCGTTGAAAGCTGTTCATGTCCCAAAAGAGTCTGAAGCGTTCTAAGATCCACGTTGCCGTATTGATACATGAGCGTGGCTGCAGTATGCCTGAGCTTATGCACGGAATATTTCGACGTATCAAGACCGGCTTTTTCAATATAGTTTTTTACTATCCACTGAACCGTTTTGGGGCTTATACGGCGTGAAAGCCGGCTTAAAAAAAGGGCTCTGTCATGCGGTTTTTTTGCCGACGCCGCAAGCGCCTGACGCTTCGGATAATAATCCTTCAAGGCATTCAGACACGCCTCGTTCAAATATGCAGTCCGCTGTTTATTTCCTTTGCCTGTTATTATTATCGTATCATCCTTAATATCGGATATGTCTATGGCAACAAGCTCGGAAAGACGCATGCCGCAGTTCAAAAAGAGCGTGATTATCGCGTAATCACGTTCCTTAAAAGTTCCGTCAATACTTTCCAAAAGCTTCACGCTGTCGTTTACAGTAAGATGTACGGGCAGCGATTTTTTATGCTTAGGAAGGTCAAGATCGGCTGCCGGATTTTCGTCTAATATATGGCGCTTTGCAGTTAAGTATTTAAAGAATGATTTGATGCACGAAAGACGACGTGAAAGCGCACGTGAAGAATTTCCTTTAAGCGTTTTTGAGTGTATAACGTGCTCACGCTCGGTGGCAAGATATTTTGCGAATCGCTGGATATCTTCGATCTTGATGCGTTTTATAAACTCGGCGTCAACGTCGCTTATATCGATCTTATCAAATTCATCGTCGTTTGAGGCAAGTTTGTACCGCATTTTTAAGAACTTAAAAAACAAAGTAAGATCAAGTCTGTATTCGTATACGGTTTTCGGCGAATACGTTTTTACGACAGTGATGTAGCTTATAAAATCTTCGAGTAATTCAAACGTGTTTTCATCATTTATATTCATATTTTGCGCTCCCCTCAATTATACAAAATTTTTATTTTGTATAATTGTATCATATGTTTTTTCCGCTTCCCCGTCAAGTATTTCCCGAAAAATCTTCATATCCGAAGAACTTATAAAAAACAGACATTTCGCAAAGAATACCTGTAAGAAAAATCATCAAACCGTCAGGAGTTGTTTCATGAGCTTTATAACATGCAAAAGAAACTGTGCTTATCAAATATATGGAAGCTGTACACTGGATGATATAAAAAACGCCCGCGTTACGCATGACTGCGAATGCATCCATTTTATAAAACGCAGCGGCGATCCTAAGCATCCCTCATCTTACGAGCCGTCCTCTACAAAGTAAGCGCCAGCGCCTGAGCTATCGTTTTTGCCTTATATATTTGAACGTCGCCGAAATCGGCCTCGTTCGGCAGTTTATTCTGATGCGGGATTATAAATCGCTTAAACCCCAGCTTTACGCCTTCCGAAATTCGCTGCGATATCGCGTTTACGGCGCGTATCTCGCCCGAAAGCCCTATTTCCCCTATAACGATAATATCGTCGCCCAGAGGCGCGTTTTTAACGCTTGACGCGACCGACAGCGCAACAGCCATATCCGCAGCAGGCTCTATAAGCTTTATCCCGCCTACAATGTTTATATAAACGTCGCGGTGAGCAAGCGATATCCCCGCATGCTTTTCCAGTACCGCTATTATAAGCGATGCTCTGTTGTAATCAAATCCGGTGCACATCCTTCTCGGTACTGCAAACGAGGTCTGCGTCGCTAAAGCCTGTACTTCCGACAATATCGGTCTTGACCCCTCCATAGCGCACGTTATGGCCGCTCCTGACGCGCCCTGGGGCCTTCCGCTCAGCGTAAGCATCGACGGGTTTTTAACTTCAACGAGACCTTTTTCGCCCATTTCAAAAACACCTATCTCATTTGTTGAGCCGTATCTGTTTTTTACGGCCCGCAAAACGCGGTGATTCAATCTTTGCTCACCCTCAAAGTAAAGCACGCAGTCCACCATATGCTCAAGCACCCTAGGACCTGCCAGCGAGCCTTCCTTTGTTACATGTCCGACAAGAAAAATGCTTATCGCCTCTGACTTGGCGCGATTTATCAATAAATGCGCACATTCACGCACCTGTGAAACGCCCCCGGGCGCGCCGCTTACATCGCTTCTGTACATCGTCTGTATTGAATCTATCACTACAACATCGGGCCTGATGCGGCTTATTGATTCAAGTACGTCCGCGATATCGGTCTTCGCGTCAACGAAGAGACTGTTATAACCGGCTATCCCGACCCCTGCAAGTCTTTCGGCGCGCATTCTTATCTGTGCAAGCGACTCCTCGCCCGTAATATAAAGAATGCGACGATCTTTACACATATTAAAGCATGTCTGCATAAGTATTGTTGATTTTCCTATTCCCGGATCTCCGCCGACAAGCACGACCGAGCCTGTCACAAGTCCGCCGCCGAGAACGCGGTCAAACTCTGATATGCCCGTTTTATGTCTTTCGTCGCTTTCGGCTTTAAGCTCTGAAAGTCTTACAGGTTCGCTTATCCCGCGCGCCGCAAAAACAGCCTTGGACGCGCCCTTTGCGGTCTTTATCTCCTGATTTACAACGCTTTCCTCCAAAGTGTTCCAGCTTCCGCATTCGGGGCATTTTCCCAGCCATTTAGGCGTTTCAAAGCCGCACTCGGAACAAATATATATCGTTTTAGCCTTCATAATAAAGCACCTCAAAATAAGAATATTCCTATTGCAAGCGATGCAAGCATTACCCAAATAGAGCTTATTTTTGTTCGTAAAAGCACAAAAAGCGACGCAGCAAACAAAACAAGCGCCCTTATATCAAACAAAGCTCCGCCTTTGACAACGTCAAGTATACCGCCTCCGTTCACGGCGGCCGTCTCAAAAAAGCCGACGCCGACAATGATAATAAGTCCCACGCAAGCCGGCCTTATGCCCTTTAGAATGTTCTGTATGAACTTATTGCTTTTATATTTATCATAGAAAACCGATACAAGCAGCACCATGATAAACGGCAGCAAAACAACGGAGACCGAGGCCAGCAAAGCGCCTATGTATCCTTCTGTAGTAAACCCTATAAATGTGGCCGCGTTTATTCCTATAGGGCCGGGCGTCATCTGCGATATGGATACTATATTTGCAAAGTCGTTTGCGCTTATCCAGCCTCTCGACACGAATTCATGCTGCAGGTATCCTATCATCACATATCCTCCGCCAAAGGAGAATATGCTTATCTTTAAAAATACCGATATAAGCTCCCAAAGCTCTCTCATGCTCCCGCCTTCCCATCTTTACTGCCTGAGGCAGGCTTGTCCTTTGAACCAAACGATCTTAGGCCGAAATATATCGCTCCCGCTGCAGCGGCGGCTATTATAACGTATATTATCGCCGTACTGTCAAAAAATATCCATATTCCCGCACATATTGCTACTATAGACGCAAAAACCGATTTTATCGTATTCTTTATCATTTTTATTCCCGATGCGATTATCATGGCCGCAAGCGCGCACTGTACGCCTCTGAACGCCTTTATAACGAACTCGTTCTGAAATACGCTGGCATATACTATTCCTACGGCAAGTATTATTATAACAGACGGAAGAAGCGCGCCCAAAGCCGCAATTATTGCACCGCGCAGCTTTGATATGCGATATCCCACAAATGCGGCTGAATTTATTGCCATAACACCCGGCAGCGACTGAGTCATAGCGATTATATCGACCATTTCCTCATCTGTAAGCCAGTCTCTTTTTTCAGAGAATTCCTGTCTGTAAAGCGGTATCATTGCAAGCCCCCCGCCGATCGTAAAGAGCCCCACTTTAAAAAATATTAAAAAAAGCATAATAAGCTTATTCTTCTCGATTTTACTCTTCATCGTGCTCATTCACGCCCTGTTTCATTTAAAAATTCGTTCAACGCATTAAGTATGCAAACGGCTATTTGCTCCCTATAGTCCTCTCTTAAAAGCTTCGCTTCATCGTCGGGATTTGAAAGAAAGCCGCATTCAACCAAAACGCCTGTATTGTCAATGGAATTCATAAGCTTTATCGTATCATATGCTTCTTTAGGCGCTTTTTGCTTATCCTCTTTCAGCCCCGACGAGAGACATTCCTGCATTATCCCGGCAAGTCTGCGGCTCTGTTCGTTTTTTACATAAAAGACCTGCGTCCCGCAAACAGAGGGATCAAAAAAGGTATTCTGATGTATGCTTATAAGTATAGCGTCAGGATGCTCGCGCAGTATGGCGATCCTGTTGTTTATGTCGGATACCTTTTTATCATGTATGCTTCCGTTTTCCGCTTCGGGATCATATATTGAAATATCGCTTTCCCTGGTCATTATAACATCAAATCCGTTTAAAATCAAAATCGAGCGTAAATTAAGCGCAACAGCCAGATTTATGTCCTTTTCCAAAGTGCCGCCCGGCGATACGGCGCCCCCGTCGACGCCTCCGTGCCCCGCATCAATAACAATAAGCGCACGCGCTGCTTGTTTATCCTCCGAAAGCGAAGAAACGGTTTTATCCGTATAAAAAGCGCCAAGCTGCCAGACGTAAAGCGACAAAAAAAGCGCTGCCGAAATAAAAACAAACAGGCGTACTTTCCCGTCTTTCAGATCAAGCTTCAGAGCAAAAAACTTTTTATCTTTTTTCATAAAAAACCTCCCGCAGATATATCCAAAACGCCTTGCTATTCGCAATTTATGCTTGTTCTGTAAGCAATATGTGATATAATTTATACGAAAAGGATAAAAAACTGTTTGCACGCCTTTTTTACCAAATATATTTTTAAAGGGGGATTTCCCATGAAAAGGATCACCATGCGAACACTGGGATTTATTCTATGCGTCATGCTCATTTTTCAGCTGCTGCCTTCTTTTGCGCTGGCTGCCCCTTCCAAAGATACGCAGAAGGAACCCGATCTTGTCGTAACGAAGGTCCCGGCACAGGCGCTTGACGAACACGGTCATGTGATCGATACAACGGTAGATCAATACACATTCACCTTCTCCACCGTTCCGAAGAACGCCCAGGAGCTTTCCCAATATAAGCTTGACAGTCCGTATAAGACCATGGCTCTTCTCGTTATGGCCTACCGCATGTGGGATCCGAGCGATGAATCGGTATGCCTCGAGATGCTCGATTATCTGACCGATACGGGAGCGACCGTCAATGATGAGTATTGTCCCTTCTCGCAGTATAACCCCTGGATATCGGCTCTTCGTGACCGCATGATGCAGAATAATAAATACCGCTACATAGGTAATGCGTATCTTGGCGGAGCTGAAGCTGAAAACGACTATACTCCCTCCGATCCGATCACCGTTACGCTGCGCCAAAGCGTCTATGATCCTTATATGGAAGCGTCTGACTGGGCGCCCGAGCAAAAGCAGGTGCTTATCAGCTTGCCGGGCGACGACAATGACCGCTACTGCCTTTTTTCACAGGATGAAAACGGAAACTGGAAGGTTTTCCGCATAAGCTGGCAGAATCTTCTTGCCGATGTGAAAACCACGGCAAGCGACAAGCTTTATCCGCCGCAGACATGCTCTCCGGCAGCGTATTCAAA
The DNA window shown above is from Clostridia bacterium and carries:
- a CDS encoding DUF4363 family protein, with the translated sequence MKALSAGVVMLIGVLILIWCGVSFIQGYTENLEAHLTEAHDNFVSGDKKAALESIRELKRYSDSSRDVLCMMIDHSEITQIDMSILRLLELSLSDDDKGFETEIRMLSARVRNIYSSEKLSWANVL
- a CDS encoding DUF421 domain-containing protein gives rise to the protein MIISLVRTIILYILIIAALRLTGKRQLGELQPSELVLSIMISDLACVPMANTGIPLLGGVIPMVTIVSMEIILSFIILKSNRARRVITGQPSIIISKGVVNQREMERLRINIDDLMEELRQKNVVSIEEVNYAILETTGKLSVFSRNDLNPVQKSDVDIKVEKFASIPVPIIADGELDEGNLKKLGLDHGWISKTLKEHGIKNKKGVLYMTVDENKKVFIIKRDRSGGNSDESA
- the ytvI gene encoding sporulation integral membrane protein YtvI, yielding MFSKRQINFIMFLVYLLLFIVALLFIYYLVPKILLWLLPFIIAYIFSAISRPLSRLFNKHLRVPLKVSQPISAIIMLLIAGTLITLLIIKIVTEISNLISLIPTYANDIIAFVRAIPAQLNELFSSLPPDVVETINEFINNFSLNMTNMQQLAITALSGVGTIVVSVPSVIIFIFFTIIATVFLSIDRDMIHEWLKRTLPENIYTGIITAKRSFFSAIWGYVRAQLIMYVIVFTELVIGFSILRLDYVVLLALVIAFIDMLPIFGVGTVLLPWGLICIAMQDYRLGVSLLAMYAILFTVRQIIEPKIVSSQIGLHPLLTLLSMYAGLKTFGFLGMILFPIALILLINMYKVGLFDGFKENVLKEQGAPKDSGTNDSEPPNGSASEPNTDSGK
- a CDS encoding mechanosensitive ion channel family protein: MDIFSKISAYLEQNAILSTVLGIVVIALATVIIYRVVRHIFNRIQLKNKSTQTHLVFLEKIIRAAIIILGIFGIIMQIKPLQQFAISALASSGIVVLVLGFAAKEAMGNIVNGMFISIFKPFAVGDRVRIEAQNLAGIVEDITLRHTVIRTVENNRLIIPNTTMSNSIIENFNYSEDNTCTYLDVGIGYDADIDKAIQIISEVVGAHPDFKDVRTAVQMSKKVPRVTVRVIGFGSSSVDLRAYIWTKTYSEGYNAACDMRYEIKKRFDEEGVEIPYSYQNIIIKNASKSSVHEKKSNNGKINNQI
- a CDS encoding alpha/beta hydrolase translates to MSSTLKKEIIKANGFEYLCRTAGLDNDGELVIFLHGFPESSIIWENLIVKMAEKGYRCLAPNQRGYSDGARPKELAAYTVHALADDVVGFADAVGCKGKFHLVGHDWGCSVGWATLNIHPDRVQSYVAMSTPYNPAFLWAMANDEEQYKKSHYIREFQTPDAPEASLAADDYARLRGYWAGFDQKVIDDYLTIFSKLEARTATINWYRALFAIQNDFEYKDITAPVTFIWGNTDLALGRAGAEKTKDFMKGPYKFVELNAGHWLMQFNEEECSKIIMDHIAQFPIK
- a CDS encoding alpha/beta hydrolase, whose protein sequence is MSSTLKKEIIKANGFEFTCRTAGLDNDGELVMCLHGFPETSIVWEKLIVQLAEKGYRCVAPNLRGYSDGARPKGYENYVVRYIADDVAAIAEAVGCKGKFQLVAHDWGAATGWALVNLYADKINAFFSMSNPYNPAFLWAMANDETQHAKSHYIREFQNPDAPEASLAADDYKRLRGYWAGFDQRIIDDYLTVFSQPEARTAAVNWYRALLMIKNDWDYKPEVTIPVTFVWGNQDIAVSRAAAEKNVDFMKGPYKFVELNASHWLMELNEDECIPLIMEHIAKYPIK
- a CDS encoding tyrosine recombinase XerC, coding for MNINDENTFELLEDFISYITVVKTYSPKTVYEYRLDLTLFFKFLKMRYKLASNDDEFDKIDISDVDAEFIKRIKIEDIQRFAKYLATEREHVIHSKTLKGNSSRALSRRLSCIKSFFKYLTAKRHILDENPAADLDLPKHKKSLPVHLTVNDSVKLLESIDGTFKERDYAIITLFLNCGMRLSELVAIDISDIKDDTIIITGKGNKQRTAYLNEACLNALKDYYPKRQALAASAKKPHDRALFLSRLSRRISPKTVQWIVKNYIEKAGLDTSKYSVHKLRHTAATLMYQYGNVDLRTLQTLLGHEQLSTTEIYTHVHEESLKSAVEKNPLAKVKKKQTNVK
- the radA gene encoding DNA repair protein RadA, which translates into the protein MKAKTIYICSECGFETPKWLGKCPECGSWNTLEESVVNQEIKTAKGASKAVFAARGISEPVRLSELKAESDERHKTGISEFDRVLGGGLVTGSVVLVGGDPGIGKSTILMQTCFNMCKDRRILYITGEESLAQIRMRAERLAGVGIAGYNSLFVDAKTDIADVLESISRIRPDVVVIDSIQTMYRSDVSGAPGGVSQVRECAHLLINRAKSEAISIFLVGHVTKEGSLAGPRVLEHMVDCVLYFEGEQRLNHRVLRAVKNRYGSTNEIGVFEMGEKGLVEVKNPSMLTLSGRPQGASGAAITCAMEGSRPILSEVQALATQTSFAVPRRMCTGFDYNRASLIIAVLEKHAGISLAHRDVYINIVGGIKLIEPAADMAVALSVASSVKNAPLGDDIIVIGEIGLSGEIRAVNAISQRISEGVKLGFKRFIIPHQNKLPNEADFGDVQIYKAKTIAQALALTL
- a CDS encoding chromate transporter, producing the protein MRELWELISVFLKISIFSFGGGYVMIGYLQHEFVSRGWISANDFANIVSISQMTPGPIGINAATFIGFTTEGYIGALLASVSVVLLPFIMVLLVSVFYDKYKSNKFIQNILKGIRPACVGLIIIVGVGFFETAAVNGGGILDVVKGGALFDIRALVLFAASLFVLLRTKISSIWVMLASLAIGIFLF
- a CDS encoding chromate transporter, coding for MLFLIFFKVGLFTIGGGLAMIPLYRQEFSEKRDWLTDEEMVDIIAMTQSLPGVMAINSAAFVGYRISKLRGAIIAALGALLPSVIIILAVGIVYASVFQNEFVIKAFRGVQCALAAMIIASGIKMIKNTIKSVFASIVAICAGIWIFFDSTAIIYVIIAAAAAGAIYFGLRSFGSKDKPASGSKDGKAGA
- a CDS encoding N-acetylmuramoyl-L-alanine amidase, which produces MKKDKKFFALKLDLKDGKVRLFVFISAALFLSLYVWQLGAFYTDKTVSSLSEDKQAARALIVIDAGHGGVDGGAVSPGGTLEKDINLAVALNLRSILILNGFDVIMTRESDISIYDPEAENGSIHDKKVSDINNRIAILREHPDAILISIHQNTFFDPSVCGTQVFYVKNEQSRRLAGIMQECLSSGLKEDKQKAPKEAYDTIKLMNSIDNTGVLVECGFLSNPDDEAKLLREDYREQIAVCILNALNEFLNETGRE